One genomic region from Deferrivibrio essentukiensis encodes:
- a CDS encoding pyrimidine 5'-nucleotidase, translating to MKKLVFDLDNTLYNPSSGVLNEIDKRINVFMKEVLELDGVDELRIFYRNTYGTTLLGLMRHYKVKPQDYLDFVHDIDYANLLGKDCKLIEVLKDIDGEKIIFTNGSRLHAINTLSSLGILEQFVEIFSIEDYLEFPKPFEPAYLKLIDKLSINPKESIYFEDSHRNLNASKKFGFKTALVWSESEDFDYSFNTIYDIIRLKSSGEVNVG from the coding sequence TTGAAAAAATTAGTGTTTGACTTGGATAATACTCTGTATAACCCCTCTTCCGGTGTTTTGAATGAAATCGATAAGCGTATAAACGTATTTATGAAAGAAGTTTTAGAACTTGATGGTGTTGATGAATTAAGGATTTTTTATAGGAATACTTACGGCACTACTTTGCTTGGGCTTATGAGGCACTATAAGGTAAAACCTCAAGATTATCTGGATTTTGTACATGATATAGATTATGCCAATCTGCTTGGCAAAGATTGTAAGCTAATAGAAGTCTTAAAAGATATAGACGGTGAGAAGATAATATTTACAAACGGCTCTCGTTTGCATGCTATCAATACTCTTTCAAGTTTGGGGATATTGGAGCAGTTTGTAGAAATTTTTTCCATTGAAGACTACCTTGAATTTCCGAAACCTTTTGAGCCCGCATATTTGAAACTTATTGATAAACTAAGTATTAACCCTAAAGAGTCAATTTATTTTGAAGATTCTCATAGAAATTTAAATGCATCAAAAAAGTTCGGGTTTAAAACCGCACTTGTGTGGAGTGAATCGGAAGACTTTGATTATTCATTTAATACTATCTATGATATAATTAGATTAAAATCATCAGGGGAAGTCAATGTCGGATAA
- a CDS encoding response regulator, translating to MKVLIADDELRLRKVVSLHLKKSGLDVIEVSNGAQALERAKEESPDVIVLDVMMPELNGLETLERIKGDSSLKDIPVIMLSAKATQDDIKKGVELGATSYLTKPFSPKQLLEEIYKFKSE from the coding sequence ATGAAGGTATTGATAGCAGATGATGAATTGCGACTGAGAAAGGTCGTGTCATTGCATTTGAAAAAGAGTGGACTTGATGTGATAGAAGTTTCTAACGGGGCTCAGGCCCTTGAAAGGGCTAAAGAAGAATCGCCTGACGTGATAGTGCTTGATGTGATGATGCCGGAGCTAAATGGTCTTGAGACTTTGGAAAGGATAAAGGGGGATAGTTCGTTAAAAGATATTCCTGTAATTATGCTTTCAGCTAAGGCTACCCAAGATGATATAAAAAAAGGGGTAGAGCTTGGAGCAACTTCTTATCTCACAAAGCCTTTTAGCCCAAAGCAGCTGTTGGAGGAAATCTATAAATTTAAGAGTGAATAA
- a CDS encoding HDOD domain-containing protein yields the protein MYQVYFEGDNQTFLDIYRQLKDTFSFVQDAAIADIVLFEAKSAEDISKLDGLKYSKVFVILDKPDREIILKLKQYKIAGILSKPIKQDILLEKMQSFGTNIDLQELLKYETLKAKIIAKATSIPPLPKVARELIAMSSKENVEINDIVAKIKTDQGVASKVLKIINSPFYGMRREITSIERATIYLGLGTVKNIAISLSTAEMFNKNFSLYGTSGQKMWEHSFITARLCEEIANLSKQKLDSDALYLAGLFHDIGKAILVDFIYEKVTGAADEKRQLGLNHIDVAMIILKKWNIAEQIIFWVKNHHEFSPEINSAILYFANIIANDPEMIGECSEDISKIIGVDKELFLKKIEDFLSEEEG from the coding sequence ATGTATCAAGTATATTTTGAAGGTGATAATCAAACTTTTTTGGATATTTACAGGCAGCTTAAAGACACATTTTCCTTTGTGCAAGATGCTGCCATTGCCGATATAGTTCTGTTTGAAGCAAAAAGTGCTGAAGATATAAGTAAATTGGATGGATTGAAATATTCAAAGGTATTTGTTATTCTTGATAAACCGGATAGAGAAATTATTCTCAAATTAAAACAGTATAAAATTGCAGGAATACTTTCTAAGCCGATAAAGCAAGACATATTGCTGGAAAAAATGCAGTCTTTTGGCACAAATATCGACTTACAAGAGCTGCTTAAGTATGAAACCCTAAAAGCTAAAATTATTGCAAAGGCTACGAGTATACCACCACTGCCAAAAGTGGCACGAGAGCTTATTGCTATGTCTTCAAAAGAGAATGTAGAAATTAACGATATTGTGGCAAAGATAAAAACTGATCAGGGTGTTGCTTCTAAAGTATTAAAGATTATTAATTCACCTTTTTATGGGATGAGACGAGAAATAACAAGCATAGAAAGGGCTACAATATATCTTGGTCTTGGGACGGTAAAAAATATTGCAATTTCTCTTTCTACAGCCGAGATGTTTAATAAAAACTTTTCGCTTTACGGGACAAGTGGTCAAAAGATGTGGGAGCATTCTTTTATAACAGCAAGGCTTTGTGAAGAGATAGCAAATCTTTCAAAACAAAAGCTTGATAGCGATGCACTTTACTTGGCTGGGCTTTTTCATGACATAGGGAAGGCTATTTTGGTCGATTTTATTTATGAAAAAGTTACAGGAGCAGCGGACGAAAAAAGGCAATTGGGCCTAAACCATATTGATGTTGCTATGATTATTTTAAAAAAATGGAATATTGCCGAACAAATTATTTTTTGGGTCAAAAACCACCATGAATTTAGCCCCGAAATAAATTCTGCCATATTGTATTTTGCAAATATCATTGCAAATGATCCTGAAATGATAGGAGAGTGCAGCGAAGATATTTCCAAAATAATCGGAGTAGATAAAGAATTATTCTTAAAGAAAATAGAAGACTTTTTATCTGAGGAGGAAGGTTAG
- a CDS encoding PP2C family protein-serine/threonine phosphatase: protein MSYQKLIKVLAASVVDEYFESIAELLNEIGAISFCILKFENNLSEIVVSKNIEGDLFFDSSDIQFDKSDFKEDVAINYFDKQLKFDSIFYIHHNSSLFAAILINISNKTNLNILKENIERISQRYLEILIKDKRTEVYVEYQKKIDFVKVVSNIFRNLSIDDLLSTGVALFMDVFSAEASCVLYGDKFVPIGVKEDDLAKITVKGEPLSEIIYRLDKSYFFKEDLLADKYNVENIFFIYEPKYKLRIILFNVSVDFAPDVEFSEIISSILTIAMENAYAHEKMVEMKVYESEMDKTAEILNMFVNNEIVFNSGVKAYGVSIPSKVAGGDFLYLTDNEDEIFLCIADVCGKGYAAAVLTVVMSTVAELLKNVKHYDILDLTNKLLDFLLSKNLGGRFITLFFGVIDKKSLELKYISLGHEPAYIVRDNAIIELHSSFLPMGIMKEEYGIEKIRLSNEDLLFLFTDGIIEYIDYENLKYRLMEIKDTPLEDFVKNLYKECVKDRKQQLDDFTCAVLKI, encoded by the coding sequence TTGAGCTATCAAAAATTGATTAAAGTGTTAGCAGCTTCTGTTGTAGATGAGTATTTCGAAAGTATTGCGGAATTATTGAATGAAATAGGTGCGATAAGTTTTTGCATTTTAAAGTTTGAAAATAACTTGAGCGAGATTGTAGTAAGTAAAAACATAGAGGGTGATTTATTTTTTGATAGTTCAGACATACAGTTTGATAAGTCAGATTTTAAAGAAGATGTGGCTATAAATTATTTTGATAAACAACTAAAATTTGATTCGATTTTTTATATACACCATAATTCTTCCCTTTTTGCAGCAATACTTATCAATATATCGAATAAAACAAATCTAAATATTCTGAAAGAGAATATTGAGAGAATCTCACAGAGGTATCTTGAAATACTTATTAAGGATAAAAGGACAGAAGTATATGTAGAGTATCAAAAAAAGATAGATTTTGTAAAAGTTGTCAGCAATATTTTTAGGAATCTCTCTATTGACGATTTACTTTCCACCGGGGTTGCCCTTTTCATGGATGTATTTTCTGCAGAGGCAAGTTGCGTGCTTTATGGTGATAAGTTTGTCCCGATAGGTGTCAAAGAGGATGACTTGGCGAAGATAACAGTCAAGGGGGAGCCTTTGTCAGAGATTATTTACAGGTTAGATAAATCGTATTTTTTCAAAGAAGATTTGTTGGCAGATAAGTATAATGTAGAGAATATATTTTTTATTTATGAGCCTAAGTATAAACTTAGAATAATCCTTTTTAATGTAAGTGTTGATTTCGCGCCGGATGTGGAGTTTTCTGAGATTATTTCCAGTATATTGACAATTGCCATGGAAAATGCATATGCACACGAAAAGATGGTGGAGATGAAAGTATATGAATCAGAAATGGATAAGACGGCTGAAATATTAAATATGTTTGTAAACAATGAGATAGTATTTAATTCAGGGGTTAAGGCTTATGGAGTCAGCATTCCCTCAAAGGTAGCCGGCGGTGATTTTTTATATTTAACAGATAACGAAGATGAAATATTTTTGTGTATTGCAGATGTGTGTGGTAAGGGTTATGCGGCTGCAGTGTTAACTGTCGTAATGAGCACAGTGGCAGAGCTTCTTAAAAATGTTAAACACTACGATATACTTGATTTGACAAACAAGTTGTTAGATTTTTTGTTATCTAAAAATCTTGGTGGCAGATTTATTACGCTGTTTTTTGGGGTAATAGATAAGAAAAGCTTGGAGTTAAAATATATATCATTAGGGCATGAGCCGGCATATATTGTAAGAGATAATGCTATAATAGAGCTCCACTCCTCTTTTTTGCCGATGGGGATTATGAAAGAAGAATACGGTATTGAGAAAATCAGATTATCTAATGAGGATTTGCTTTTTCTGTTTACTGACGGAATAATAGAGTATATTGACTATGAAAATTTAAAATACAGGTTAATGGAAATAAAAGATACACCCCTTGAAGATTTTGTAAAAAATCTTTATAAAGAGTGCGTAAAAGATAGAAAGCAGCAGCTTGATGATTTTACCTGTGCAGTCTTAAAAATCTGA
- the ubiE gene encoding bifunctional demethylmenaquinone methyltransferase/2-methoxy-6-polyprenyl-1,4-benzoquinol methylase UbiE, translating into MEDKSKQIQSMFDNIAGKYDLLNRLLSFRRDVAWRRKAIKKMELIEDMLVLDLACGTGDMILELKNQVSGVNVIGADFSKNMLSIAKQKGITEPLLAADAHFLPFKENSFDRIMIAFGFRNVVDKQKGLENLYRVLKPGGRVCILEFSQPEGVIFSRIYRFYFTKLLPFIGGIISGDKNAYSYLPDSVYKFPKKDVYKKMILDAGFKDVKFNPMTFGICDATICYK; encoded by the coding sequence TTGGAAGATAAATCAAAACAAATACAATCTATGTTTGACAATATTGCAGGCAAATATGATTTGCTGAATAGGTTGTTAAGCTTTAGGCGTGATGTAGCTTGGAGAAGAAAAGCTATCAAAAAGATGGAACTTATTGAAGATATGCTTGTTCTTGACCTTGCTTGCGGAACGGGTGATATGATTTTAGAGCTTAAAAATCAAGTAAGTGGTGTAAATGTTATTGGTGCCGATTTTAGTAAAAATATGCTTAGTATCGCCAAGCAAAAAGGGATTACAGAGCCTTTACTGGCTGCAGATGCCCATTTTTTGCCTTTTAAAGAGAATTCTTTTGATAGAATTATGATTGCTTTTGGTTTTAGAAATGTTGTAGACAAGCAGAAGGGGCTTGAAAATCTGTATAGGGTTTTAAAGCCGGGTGGTAGGGTTTGTATCCTTGAATTTTCACAGCCTGAAGGGGTGATATTTTCAAGAATTTATAGATTCTATTTTACAAAATTATTGCCATTTATAGGTGGAATTATATCAGGTGATAAGAATGCTTATTCTTACCTGCCTGATTCCGTATACAAGTTTCCCAAAAAAGATGTGTATAAAAAAATGATATTAGATGCCGGGTTTAAAGATGTAAAGTTTAATCCCATGACATTTGGCATATGCGATGCAACAATCTGTTATAAGTAA
- the nth gene encoding endonuclease III: MQQSVISKVKFILDYLDKKYPDAKCSLRHDNPFQLLIATILSAQCTDARVNIVTEKLFERYKTPQDFAAADIKELKNIIKPTGFFNNKAINIKNMAIKLIENYNGNIPQNMQELLSLPGVGRKTANVILGNCFAPEGIVVDTHVKRVSKRLGLTNNDNPDKIESDLVKIIPKEKWNIFSHQVILFGREICASRKPKCDVCGLNTICSYYKGY, encoded by the coding sequence ATGCAACAATCTGTTATAAGTAAAGTCAAATTTATTTTAGATTATCTTGATAAAAAGTACCCTGATGCGAAATGTTCTTTAAGACATGACAATCCATTTCAACTTTTAATTGCCACAATTTTAAGTGCCCAATGTACGGATGCAAGAGTGAATATTGTTACGGAAAAGCTTTTTGAAAGGTATAAAACTCCTCAAGATTTTGCGGCAGCAGATATTAAAGAGTTGAAAAACATTATCAAACCGACTGGTTTTTTTAATAATAAGGCAATAAATATAAAGAATATGGCAATTAAGCTTATTGAAAATTATAACGGTAACATCCCGCAAAATATGCAAGAGTTATTAAGCCTACCCGGTGTCGGGCGAAAGACTGCCAATGTAATCCTCGGAAACTGTTTTGCCCCCGAAGGGATTGTAGTAGACACTCATGTCAAAAGGGTGTCAAAAAGACTTGGGTTGACAAACAATGATAATCCCGACAAGATTGAAAGTGACCTTGTGAAAATTATTCCTAAAGAGAAGTGGAATATTTTTTCACATCAGGTGATACTTTTTGGCAGAGAGATATGTGCTTCCAGAAAACCAAAGTGTGATGTATGTGGGCTAAATACTATTTGCAGCTATTATAAAGGATATTAA
- a CDS encoding DUF2179 domain-containing protein: protein MEILLNFMFIFLSRIVDVSLGTVRIILVSKGMRVQASILGFFEVLIWIVVVARVIMYVSSPIYYVAFAAGFATGNYVGMILEEKLALGNVLIRVVTRFDAERLVEVLRNENFIVTSIDGEGKDGPVKVIFGILKRKSARKFIKLVNQYNPNAFYTVENVTSVSKFENDPVLKKRLFMNNLIRK from the coding sequence ATGGAAATATTATTAAATTTTATGTTTATATTTTTATCAAGGATTGTAGATGTCAGTCTTGGGACGGTAAGGATTATATTAGTCTCAAAGGGGATGCGCGTTCAGGCGAGTATTTTAGGTTTTTTTGAGGTGCTTATCTGGATTGTTGTTGTTGCAAGAGTAATAATGTATGTTTCAAGTCCAATATACTATGTGGCTTTTGCTGCAGGGTTTGCTACCGGCAATTACGTTGGGATGATTTTGGAAGAAAAGCTTGCCTTGGGCAATGTCCTTATTAGAGTTGTTACAAGGTTTGACGCAGAGAGGCTTGTTGAAGTACTTAGAAATGAAAATTTTATAGTTACTTCAATAGATGGTGAAGGGAAGGATGGCCCTGTGAAGGTAATATTTGGTATACTTAAGAGAAAAAGTGCTCGAAAGTTTATTAAATTAGTCAATCAATATAACCCCAATGCGTTTTATACGGTCGAAAACGTTACATCTGTAAGTAAGTTTGAAAATGACCCTGTGTTGAAAAAGAGACTTTTTATGAACAACCTTATAAGGAAATAG
- the larC gene encoding nickel pincer cofactor biosynthesis protein LarC: MLYFDMTSGISGDITLALLSQYFGGLKEFSGEVSSLLKTKVQLSFKDVFINGILCKRLSIDIEKEPHIHRNFRDIKNIIFNSDFEENIKTDAIKIFELIAEAEGKIHGKSIDEVHFHEVGAIDSIIDILGASWFYNKLNRPKITASKIKIGNGIVNSAHGLIPVPAPATLEIIKGIEFKRIDIDEELTTPTGAALMKYFSTKFTNNISGNIEKIFYATGTKTFKNLPNISRLLVLKEDEKSDEDIVVCETNIDDMPPEFFDNVMKQLFDSGCKDVFFTPILMKKNRPAYKISALVESKYLGKVSEILLTQTSSFGLRYYNVNRVIAEREFKEVEYEGHYVSVKYGKFNEFVKFSPEYEDVVKVAEKIGEPPYEVYKKIIGMLYRGQN; the protein is encoded by the coding sequence ATGCTTTATTTTGATATGACATCAGGTATTTCAGGCGATATTACGCTTGCATTGTTGTCGCAATATTTTGGTGGTTTGAAAGAGTTTTCAGGCGAAGTGTCAAGTTTATTAAAAACGAAAGTGCAGCTTTCTTTTAAAGATGTATTTATTAACGGGATTTTATGTAAGCGGCTATCAATAGATATTGAAAAAGAGCCGCACATTCATAGAAATTTTAGGGATATAAAAAATATTATCTTTAACTCTGATTTTGAAGAGAATATAAAAACAGATGCTATAAAAATATTTGAACTTATTGCTGAGGCTGAGGGGAAGATACACGGCAAATCTATAGATGAAGTCCACTTTCATGAAGTGGGTGCTATTGACTCTATTATCGATATATTAGGTGCTTCATGGTTTTATAATAAACTTAATCGGCCAAAAATTACTGCATCAAAAATCAAAATTGGAAACGGCATTGTTAACTCTGCCCACGGGCTAATCCCTGTGCCTGCACCTGCAACACTTGAGATAATAAAGGGGATAGAGTTTAAAAGAATTGATATCGATGAAGAGCTTACTACCCCTACAGGGGCAGCTTTAATGAAATATTTCAGCACTAAATTTACAAATAATATAAGCGGAAATATAGAAAAAATTTTTTATGCTACCGGGACAAAAACCTTTAAAAATTTGCCAAATATCTCAAGGCTGTTGGTATTAAAAGAAGATGAGAAGAGTGATGAAGATATTGTCGTATGTGAAACAAATATAGATGATATGCCTCCGGAATTTTTTGACAATGTTATGAAGCAACTTTTTGACAGTGGTTGCAAGGATGTCTTTTTTACGCCTATTTTAATGAAAAAAAACAGACCTGCCTACAAGATTTCAGCCTTAGTTGAAAGCAAGTATCTTGGTAAGGTTAGTGAAATTTTGCTTACTCAGACATCTTCTTTTGGGCTTAGGTATTACAATGTAAATAGAGTTATTGCTGAGCGAGAATTTAAAGAGGTAGAATATGAGGGGCATTATGTAAGTGTAAAATATGGCAAATTTAATGAGTTTGTCAAATTTAGCCCTGAATATGAAGATGTGGTAAAGGTAGCTGAAAAAATAGGCGAGCCACCTTATGAGGTCTATAAAAAAATAATTGGCATGTTATATAGGGGTCAAAATTGA
- a CDS encoding CCA tRNA nucleotidyltransferase, with product MTTVGKISGKIKYIPYIKELEQLENECNIQIFLVGGTVRDLILDREIADLDIIAFGQDYEKVAEVFANKINATPIKFKDNVRIVKKGFSIDVSKTRGISLEEDLLKRDFTINNLAMSLKGDIFGDLTDILLRKIRAVSEESILDDPLRILRAFRFLSEFDFEITAETFDFIKKYREKLSSVASERIYAELKKTVLGEYFLKAFDYMKELGIFDIIIPELNCLKGKDRGIYHNHDPYEHTFCATRSTYEYGKQVGIEGEKLFLLFVSALLHDIGKGLPEYLETHGKYIGHEIKGAKLACDILKRLSFSAKEIKFIKTMIENHTKIRIYAVNSAKENTLKMFIFDYNELLDYLYVITIGDNSCKPIELNKILDTIDKIKGLRNDIDFDKSKLIRGEDLIKLGLKPSESFKKILKDVKFKLSTGNLKDKDDAIKYITSNYREAL from the coding sequence TTGACAACAGTAGGAAAGATTTCCGGTAAAATTAAATACATACCTTATATAAAAGAATTAGAGCAGTTAGAAAATGAATGTAATATTCAAATATTTCTGGTTGGCGGCACGGTAAGGGACTTGATTCTTGACAGAGAGATAGCTGATTTGGATATCATTGCTTTTGGGCAAGATTATGAGAAGGTTGCAGAAGTATTTGCAAACAAAATAAATGCCACACCGATAAAATTTAAAGATAATGTAAGGATTGTTAAAAAAGGTTTTTCTATAGATGTTTCAAAGACAAGGGGGATTAGCCTCGAAGAAGATTTGTTAAAGAGAGACTTTACCATTAATAATTTGGCTATGAGTTTGAAAGGGGACATTTTTGGCGATTTGACTGACATCCTCTTAAGAAAGATACGCGCTGTTTCCGAAGAAAGTATTTTGGATGATCCCCTTAGGATATTAAGAGCTTTTAGGTTTTTAAGTGAGTTTGATTTTGAAATAACTGCAGAGACTTTTGATTTTATAAAAAAATACCGTGAAAAGTTAAGCAGTGTGGCAAGTGAAAGAATATATGCGGAGCTTAAAAAAACAGTTTTGGGAGAATATTTTTTAAAAGCCTTTGATTATATGAAAGAATTAGGAATTTTTGACATAATTATTCCGGAGCTTAACTGTTTGAAAGGTAAAGATAGAGGGATATATCACAATCATGACCCATATGAGCATACATTTTGTGCTACAAGGAGCACATATGAGTATGGAAAACAAGTTGGTATAGAAGGTGAAAAGCTTTTTCTGCTATTTGTTTCAGCCCTACTGCACGATATAGGAAAGGGATTGCCTGAGTATCTTGAGACACACGGGAAATATATTGGACATGAAATTAAAGGTGCAAAACTTGCTTGTGATATATTGAAAAGACTTAGCTTTTCCGCCAAAGAGATAAAGTTTATTAAGACTATGATAGAAAATCATACTAAAATCAGAATCTATGCCGTAAATAGCGCCAAGGAAAATACGCTGAAGATGTTTATCTTTGACTACAATGAATTACTTGATTATCTGTATGTAATTACTATCGGTGATAACAGTTGTAAGCCTATAGAGCTTAATAAGATTTTAGATACTATAGATAAAATAAAGGGGCTGAGAAATGATATTGATTTTGATAAGAGCAAGCTTATAAGAGGGGAAGATTTAATCAAGCTTGGTCTTAAGCCTTCTGAAAGTTTTAAAAAAATACTAAAAGATGTAAAGTTTAAACTTTCAACAGGCAACTTAAAGGATAAAGATGATGCCATAAAATATATAACTTCAAATTACAGGGAGGCCTTATGA
- a CDS encoding fumarylacetoacetate hydrolase family protein produces MKFLRFSKDKVEMKGIYEDGKIKRIIGSFFDNYTVTDEIYSEDEVIFLPPVIPSKFVCVGRNYAEHAKELGNEVPTEPLIFLKPSTAANSHKGDILYPPMSNKVDHEAELAVVIGKKCSQVSEKDAMKYVFGYTCLNDITARDIQKKENKFTRAKSFDTFAPFGPFIETEFNYENVGVRCRVNGEIRQDGNTKDMIFKIPFLISFISNIMTLLPGDVIATGTPSGVGGLNIGDTVEIEIDGLGKLVNYVKARN; encoded by the coding sequence ATGAAATTTTTAAGATTTTCCAAGGACAAAGTTGAAATGAAAGGAATTTATGAGGATGGTAAGATAAAGAGAATAATCGGCTCTTTTTTTGACAATTATACTGTTACCGACGAGATTTACAGTGAAGATGAAGTAATATTTTTGCCGCCGGTTATCCCTTCAAAATTTGTTTGTGTAGGCAGAAACTATGCAGAGCACGCTAAAGAGCTTGGCAATGAAGTCCCCACAGAGCCGTTGATATTTTTAAAGCCTTCAACAGCTGCTAATTCTCACAAGGGGGATATCTTGTATCCGCCAATGTCAAATAAGGTCGACCATGAAGCTGAATTGGCAGTTGTAATCGGTAAAAAATGCAGCCAGGTTTCTGAAAAAGATGCAATGAAATATGTGTTTGGATATACATGTTTAAATGATATTACAGCAAGGGATATTCAAAAGAAAGAAAATAAATTTACAAGGGCTAAGTCATTTGACACTTTTGCACCATTCGGCCCTTTTATTGAGACCGAGTTTAACTACGAAAATGTTGGGGTAAGGTGTAGGGTAAATGGTGAAATTAGGCAGGATGGAAATACAAAAGATATGATTTTCAAAATACCTTTTCTTATTTCATTTATTTCAAATATTATGACCCTTTTGCCGGGGGATGTTATTGCTACAGGCACCCCTTCAGGAGTTGGTGGACTAAATATAGGGGATACTGTTGAAATTGAGATTGATGGACTTGGAAAATTAGTAAACTATGTCAAAGCAAGAAATTAA
- a CDS encoding YkgJ family cysteine cluster protein, with protein MSKQEIKCFMCGACCVAYDISTLKKPAGTPCKFLCEDGKCGNYENRPKVCRDFKPDEICVLISTLDFKDKVKVIQRIYGISEE; from the coding sequence ATGTCAAAGCAAGAAATTAAATGCTTTATGTGTGGTGCCTGCTGTGTAGCGTATGATATATCTACGTTAAAAAAACCGGCAGGCACCCCTTGTAAATTTTTATGTGAAGACGGCAAATGTGGCAATTATGAAAACAGACCTAAGGTATGTAGAGATTTCAAGCCGGATGAAATATGCGTGCTTATTTCTACACTTGACTTTAAAGATAAGGTTAAGGTGATTCAAAGGATTTATGGGATATCCGAAGAGTAG
- a CDS encoding cyclic nucleotide-binding domain-containing protein — protein sequence MKNISIDDNILKLLEKSGKIEKFEPGKFIFKEGDEADSVYILKSGILEILKQDDAGSLYTINTINDISIFGEMAVFLENKRSASVRAKTDVEVIAFSKNTFLQAASKIPKFNFSVMSSLIERLNEINNKYANALEYKLISTVSFYLIDTFVNKKIKNIGIHLKKLTEMMHLEQSEILKALFILEKEEVIYTLDTDKIPEITFKLDEEKMYSFLRKFLYRKQ from the coding sequence ATGAAAAATATTAGCATTGATGACAATATACTCAAGCTGTTGGAAAAATCGGGGAAAATTGAAAAATTTGAACCGGGGAAGTTTATTTTTAAAGAAGGGGACGAAGCGGATTCTGTATATATTTTAAAAAGCGGTATCCTTGAGATACTTAAGCAAGATGATGCAGGCTCACTTTATACGATAAATACAATAAACGATATAAGCATATTCGGTGAAATGGCTGTATTCCTCGAAAACAAAAGATCTGCATCGGTAAGAGCCAAAACGGATGTGGAAGTGATAGCTTTTTCGAAGAATACATTTTTACAGGCTGCATCAAAAATACCTAAATTTAATTTTTCAGTAATGAGCTCACTCATTGAAAGATTGAATGAAATTAACAATAAATACGCTAACGCCTTGGAATATAAGTTAATATCAACTGTATCCTTTTACCTGATTGACACATTTGTGAACAAAAAAATCAAAAATATAGGTATTCACTTAAAAAAACTTACAGAAATGATGCACTTAGAACAATCAGAAATATTAAAAGCTCTTTTTATCTTGGAAAAGGAAGAGGTGATTTATACTCTTGACACTGACAAAATACCGGAAATAACATTCAAATTGGATGAAGAAAAAATGTATAGTTTTTTAAGAAAATTTCTCTACAGAAAGCAGTAA